Proteins from a single region of Platichthys flesus chromosome 16, fPlaFle2.1, whole genome shotgun sequence:
- the LOC133970810 gene encoding probable ATP-dependent RNA helicase DDX17, protein MRGSNGDRDRDRGRDRGPRFGSSRGGPPEGKKFGNPGDRLRKKRWDLEALPKFEKNFYNEHPEVQRMSQYDLEEYRRKKEITIRGSGCPKPVSTFQQAHFPQYVLDVLMQQNFKEPTAIQAQGFPLALSGRDMVGIAQTGSGKTLSYLLPAIVHINHQPYLERGDGPICLVLAPTRELAQQVQQVAHDYGKSSRIKTTCVYGGAPKGPQIRDLERGVEICIATPGRLIDFLEAGKTNLRRCTYLVLDEADRMLDMGFEPQIRKIVDQIRPDRQTLMWSATWPKEVRQLAEDFLKDYVQINVGALELSANHNILQIVDVCMENEKDQKLIQLMEEIMAEKENKTIIFVETKKRCDDLTRRMRRDGWPAMCIHGDKSQPERDWVLTEFRSGKAPILIATDVASRGLDVEDVKFVINYDYPNSSEDYIHRIGRTARSNNKGTAYTFFTPGNIRQARELIRVLEEARQAINPKLLQMVDTGRGGGGGGGRLRFRGTSNSNNPNLMYQDECERRMRSASGGSSRESRGSSNYSRDSRGGSGRDGDRSSSSSSSSYRDRSSRDGGRSSSSSSTSYDQNNGSSSSSSGQYSSSRNATGSGDSPTASSAPKPLMAQQFNPPQPMMGLMGHSPFQFAPPPPPPPPGRK, encoded by the exons ATGAGAGGCTCGAACGGCGACAGAGACCGAGACCGCGGCCGTGACAGGGG CCCTCGTTTCGGGTCCAGCAGAGGTGGTCCACCGGAGGGGAAGAAGTTTGGGAACCCCGGGGACCGTTTACGAAAGAAGAGGTGGGACCTGGAGGCGCTTCCCAAATTTGAGAAGAACTTCTACAATGAGCACCCTGAAGTGCAGCGAATGAGCCAG TATGATCTTGAGGAGTATCGCAGGAAGAAAGAAATCACCATTCGAGGTTCAGGCTGCCCGAAGCCGGTCTCCACCTTCCAACAGGCACATTTTCCCC AGTACGTATTGGATGTTCTGATGCAGCAGAACTTCAAGGAGCCCACAGCCATTCAGGCACAAGGTTTCCCACTGGCCCTTAGTGGGAGAGACATGGTGGGCATTGCTCAGACTGGCTCTGGGAAGACCTTGTCG TATCTTCTGCCTGCAATTGTGCACATCAACCATCAGCCCTACTTGGAGCGAGGAGATGGGCCCATT TGTTTGGTTCTGGCCCCCACAAGAGAACTGGCACAGCAGGTCCAGCAGGTGGCACATGACTATGGAAAGTCATCCCGCATCAAAACCACTTGTGTGTATGGGGGTGCTCCCAAGGGACCGCAAATCCGAGACCTGGAGAGAG GTGTTGAGATCTGCATCGCCACTCCAGGTCGTTTGATCGACTTCCTCGAGGCTGGAAAGACCAATCTGCGACGCTGCACATATCTAGTTCTGGATGAAGCTGACCGCATGCTGGACATGGGCTTTGAACCACAGATCCGCAAAATTGTGGATCAGATTCGG CCGGACCGACAGACCCTCATGTGGAGTGCTACCTGGCCCAAGGAGGTTCGCCAGCTGGCAGAGGACTTCCTGAAAGATTATGTCCAGATTAACGTTGGAGCGCTGGAGCTCAGCGCCAACCACAACATCCTTCAGATAGTGGATGTCTGTATGGAGAATGAGAAGGACCAGAA GTTGATCCAACTGATGGAGGAGATCATGGCTGAGAAAGAGAACAAGACCATCATTTTTGTGGAGACcaagaagaggtgtgatgaccTCACACGCAGGATGAGACGTGATGG GTGGCCAGCGATGTGTATTCATGGCGACAAGAGCCAGCCAGAGAGAGACTGGGTGTTGACAG AGTTTCGTAGCGGCAAAGCTCCCATCCTCATCGCTACTGATGTGGCCTCACGTGGTTTGG ATGTGGAAGATGTCAAGTTTGTCATCAATTATGATTATCCCAACTCATCGGAGGACTACATCCATCGCATCGGCCGAACAGCCCGCAGCAACAACAAGGGCACAGCCTACACCTTCTTCACTCCAGGGAACATCCGCCAGGCCCGAGAGCTGATCCGGGTGCTGGAGGAGGCCCGACAGGCCATTAATCCCAAACTGCTGCAGATGGTGGACACtggacgtggaggaggaggcggag GTGGCCGTCTCCGTTTCCGTGGCACCTCCAATTCGAACAATCCCAACCTGATGTACCAGGACGAGTGTGAGCGGAGGATGCGATCTGCAAGCGGCGGCAGCTCCAGGGAAAGTCGCGGCAGCAGCAACTACAGTCGAGACAGTCGCGGTGGAAGCGGGCGGGACGGGGAccgctcttcctcttcctcctcctcctcatacaGAGATCGCAGCAGCAGGGACGGAGGacgcagctccagctccagctccacctcgtATGACCAGAAcaacggcagcagcagcagcagcagtggccaGTACAGCAGCTCCAGGAACGCCACTGGCTCAGGGGACAGCCCCACGGCATCATCGGCTCCCAAGCCTCTGATGGCCCAGCAGTTCAACCCCCCCCAGCCCATGATGGGCCTGATGGGGCACTCGCCTTTCCAGtttgctcctccacctccccctcctccaccaggtAGAAAGTAA
- the LOC133970742 gene encoding transmembrane protein 184B-like isoform X1 — MSQLWQREIPLSERLGNESPVGLAPGSPATVAPQGSNSTLVPVAPVVTPEQTFFLMTAAAQTVSGFFVWTALLITCHQIYMHLRYYSSPNEQRHIVRILFIVPIYAFDSWLSLLFFTNEEYYVYFDTVRDCYEAFVIYNFLSLCYEYLGGESAIMAEIRGKPIESSCMYGTCCLWGKTYSIGFLRFCKQATLQFCVVKPLVAVITVILQAFGKYKDGDFNVASGYLYVTIIYNISVSLSLYALFLFYFATRELLVPYNPVLKFFMVKSVIFLSFWQGMLLAILEKCGAIPQIDSADFSVGEGTVAAGYQNFIICIEMFFAAVALRHAFTYKVYMDKRLDSYGSFPIYGQYGRCAPMKSISSSLKETMNPGDMVQDAIHNFSPAYQQYTQQSTLERGGGPALSRSHSNLSTRGDNEKTLLLSSDDEF; from the exons ATGAGTCAGCTCTGGCAGAGGGAGATACCCCTGTCCGAGAGGTTGGGGAATGAGTCTCCCGTCGGCCTCGCCCCGGGGTCGCCGGCCACTGTGGCCCCACAAGGATCCAACTCCACTTTGGTACCAGTGGCCCCAGTCGTCACACCAGAACAGACGTTTTTCCTCATGACTGCCGCTGCCCAAACTGTATCAGGCTTTTTTGTTTGGACGGCTCTTCTCATCACATGTCACCAG ATCTACATGCACCTACGTTACTACAGCTCTCCAAATGAGCAGAGGCACATCGTGAGGATCCTGTTCATAGTCCCCATCTACGCCTTTGACTCCTGGCTCAGCCTCCTGTTCTTCACCAATGAGGAGTACTACGTTTACTTTGACACGGTGCGAGACTGCTATGAAG CCTTTGTCATCTACAACTTCCTGAGTCTGTGTTATGAGTATCTGGGAGGAGAGAGTGCCATCATGGCTGAGATCAGAGGGAAACCTATTGA GTCGAGTTGTATGTATGGGACCTGTTGTCTGTGGGGAAAGACCTACTCCATCGGTTTCCTCAGGTTTTGCAAACAG GCCACTCTCCAGTTCTGTGTGGTGAAACCCCTGGTGGCAGTCATCACTGTCATTCTTCAAGCCTTTGGGAAATACAAAGATGGAGACTTCAA tgtgGCTAGCGGCTACCTGTATGTGACCATCATCTACAACATCTCCGTCAGCCTGTCGCTCTacgctctcttcctcttctactTTGCCACACGTGAACTTCTTGTCCCTTACAACCCGGTGCTCAAGTTCTTCATGGTCAAGTCTGtcatctttctttccttttggcaag GGATGCTGCTGGCCATCCTGGAGAAGTGCGGCGCCATCCCTCAGATCGACTCTGCCGACTTCTCAGTGGGCGAAGGAACGGTGGCTGCTGGTTACCAGAACTTCATCATCTGTATCGAGATGTTCTTTGCTGCTGTGGCTCTGCGCCATGCCTTCACTTACAAAGTCTATATGGATAAAAGACTGGACTCATACG GCTCATTTCCTATCTATGGACAGTACG gtCGCTGTGCCCCAATGAAGAGCATCTCCAGCAGCCTGAAGGAGACCATGAATCCAGGCGACATGGTCCAGGACGCCATCCACAACTTCTCTCCAGCTTATCAACAGTACACCCAGCAGTCCACGCTGGAGCGAGGTGGGGGGCCAGCCCTCTCCCGCAGCCACAGTAACCTCAGCACCCGGGGGGATAATGAAAAGACCCTGCTGCTCAGCTCAGATGACGAGTTCTaa
- the LOC133970742 gene encoding transmembrane protein 184B-like isoform X2: protein MSQLWQREIPLSERLGNESPVGLAPGSPATVAPQGSNSTLVPVAPVVTPEQTFFLMTAAAQTVSGFFVWTALLITCHQIYMHLRYYSSPNEQRHIVRILFIVPIYAFDSWLSLLFFTNEEYYVYFDTVRDCYEAFVIYNFLSLCYEYLGGESAIMAEIRGKPIESSCMYGTCCLWGKTYSIGFLRFCKQATLQFCVVKPLVAVITVILQAFGKYKDGDFNVASGYLYVTIIYNISVSLSLYALFLFYFATRELLVPYNPVLKFFMVKSVIFLSFWQGMLLAILEKCGAIPQIDSADFSVGEGTVAAGYQNFIICIEMFFAAVALRHAFTYKVYMDKRLDSYGRCAPMKSISSSLKETMNPGDMVQDAIHNFSPAYQQYTQQSTLERGGGPALSRSHSNLSTRGDNEKTLLLSSDDEF, encoded by the exons ATGAGTCAGCTCTGGCAGAGGGAGATACCCCTGTCCGAGAGGTTGGGGAATGAGTCTCCCGTCGGCCTCGCCCCGGGGTCGCCGGCCACTGTGGCCCCACAAGGATCCAACTCCACTTTGGTACCAGTGGCCCCAGTCGTCACACCAGAACAGACGTTTTTCCTCATGACTGCCGCTGCCCAAACTGTATCAGGCTTTTTTGTTTGGACGGCTCTTCTCATCACATGTCACCAG ATCTACATGCACCTACGTTACTACAGCTCTCCAAATGAGCAGAGGCACATCGTGAGGATCCTGTTCATAGTCCCCATCTACGCCTTTGACTCCTGGCTCAGCCTCCTGTTCTTCACCAATGAGGAGTACTACGTTTACTTTGACACGGTGCGAGACTGCTATGAAG CCTTTGTCATCTACAACTTCCTGAGTCTGTGTTATGAGTATCTGGGAGGAGAGAGTGCCATCATGGCTGAGATCAGAGGGAAACCTATTGA GTCGAGTTGTATGTATGGGACCTGTTGTCTGTGGGGAAAGACCTACTCCATCGGTTTCCTCAGGTTTTGCAAACAG GCCACTCTCCAGTTCTGTGTGGTGAAACCCCTGGTGGCAGTCATCACTGTCATTCTTCAAGCCTTTGGGAAATACAAAGATGGAGACTTCAA tgtgGCTAGCGGCTACCTGTATGTGACCATCATCTACAACATCTCCGTCAGCCTGTCGCTCTacgctctcttcctcttctactTTGCCACACGTGAACTTCTTGTCCCTTACAACCCGGTGCTCAAGTTCTTCATGGTCAAGTCTGtcatctttctttccttttggcaag GGATGCTGCTGGCCATCCTGGAGAAGTGCGGCGCCATCCCTCAGATCGACTCTGCCGACTTCTCAGTGGGCGAAGGAACGGTGGCTGCTGGTTACCAGAACTTCATCATCTGTATCGAGATGTTCTTTGCTGCTGTGGCTCTGCGCCATGCCTTCACTTACAAAGTCTATATGGATAAAAGACTGGACTCATACG gtCGCTGTGCCCCAATGAAGAGCATCTCCAGCAGCCTGAAGGAGACCATGAATCCAGGCGACATGGTCCAGGACGCCATCCACAACTTCTCTCCAGCTTATCAACAGTACACCCAGCAGTCCACGCTGGAGCGAGGTGGGGGGCCAGCCCTCTCCCGCAGCCACAGTAACCTCAGCACCCGGGGGGATAATGAAAAGACCCTGCTGCTCAGCTCAGATGACGAGTTCTaa